The Thermoclostridium stercorarium subsp. stercorarium DSM 8532 genome contains a region encoding:
- the grpE gene encoding nucleotide exchange factor GrpE: MMTDEKNLGKNEDFADENQEVKVNTEENATNEKSEIQNDKVQNDVVEEKPANESGQAGSAGNDGDNGGEKMSREEELLVQKDKEINELKEYLQRLAAEFDNYKKRTRREKEKIYASSVADVVSAFLPVVDNIERALQASEGSLESIREGVVMIHRQMMDVLAKLGVKPIEAKGKKFNPDFHEAIAHIEDESYGENEIVEEFVKGYIYNDETVIRHSVVKVAN; the protein is encoded by the coding sequence ATGATGACAGATGAAAAAAATCTGGGGAAAAATGAGGATTTTGCCGATGAAAATCAGGAGGTAAAAGTGAACACCGAAGAAAACGCGACAAATGAAAAAAGTGAAATTCAAAATGACAAAGTTCAAAACGACGTTGTGGAAGAGAAACCGGCGAATGAAAGCGGACAGGCCGGAAGCGCCGGAAACGACGGTGATAACGGCGGCGAAAAAATGAGCAGAGAGGAAGAACTTCTTGTTCAGAAGGACAAGGAGATTAATGAACTGAAGGAATATCTGCAAAGACTTGCGGCGGAATTTGACAATTACAAGAAAAGGACGAGAAGAGAAAAAGAAAAAATTTATGCTTCATCGGTGGCAGATGTGGTCTCTGCTTTTCTCCCGGTTGTGGACAATATTGAAAGAGCGCTGCAGGCTTCGGAAGGAAGCCTTGAAAGCATTCGCGAAGGCGTTGTAATGATTCACAGGCAGATGATGGATGTATTGGCGAAGCTGGGAGTAAAACCCATTGAAGCAAAGGGTAAGAAATTCAACCCCGATTTCCATGAAGCCATAGCCCATATAGAGGATGAGAGCTATGGCGAAAATGAAATAGTGGAGGAATTCGTAAAGGGATATATATATAATGACGAAACCGTTATACGCCATTCGGTTGTAAAAGTAGCGAACTGA
- a CDS encoding response regulator, whose protein sequence is MTKVSFVIVDDAIFMRTLLRKLIEEIDGYTVVAEASNGKEAIEAAQKYQPDIMTLDITMPEMDGIMALPKIVEVSPKTRVIVVSAMGQQSIVIDAIKMGAKDFIVKPFEKYKVYQTIQNVLAL, encoded by the coding sequence ATGACGAAAGTATCATTTGTAATTGTTGATGATGCTATTTTTATGAGAACTTTGCTCCGTAAACTGATAGAGGAAATTGATGGTTATACTGTTGTTGCTGAAGCTTCCAATGGAAAGGAAGCAATAGAGGCGGCACAGAAGTATCAACCTGACATTATGACACTGGATATAACAATGCCCGAAATGGACGGAATAATGGCGCTTCCGAAAATCGTGGAAGTGAGCCCGAAAACACGGGTGATTGTTGTTTCGGCTATGGGGCAACAGTCCATTGTTATCGATGCAATTAAAATGGGCGCGAAAGATTTTATTGTAAAGCCTTTTGAGAAGTATAAGGTTTACCAGACCATACAGAATGTGCTGGCGCTTTAG
- the hrcA gene encoding heat-inducible transcriptional repressor HrcA translates to METTLSERKKQILKTLVDDYIRTAQPVGSRTISRKHELGLSSATIRNEMADLEEMGYISQPHTSAGRVPSDKGYRFYVDHLMQVQALKMEEIRQIRDAIERKINEINTLIRRASDIISSITGYASVALSPSLSKASLKSVQVLPVDEKKLLIVIVTSAGVVKNHVIRVNNEIEINHDALTILTNYLQKKLNGLIIENIELPLINDVQTETGVSDEIIDPVMEGLKKCMQEADDTELIMNGITNLLNHPEFSDVIKVKELFELFNEQHTIKSLMSAAMKKGKINVQIGMENEHEVMRDCSVVTTVYNLGDTELGTLGIIGPTRMYYSRVFSAMNYLRNLINSEILRIINDE, encoded by the coding sequence TTGGAAACAACGTTAAGTGAACGTAAAAAACAAATATTGAAAACGCTTGTCGATGATTATATAAGAACCGCGCAGCCGGTGGGGTCAAGAACCATTTCAAGAAAGCATGAACTTGGGCTGAGTTCAGCCACGATCCGCAATGAAATGGCTGATTTGGAAGAAATGGGGTATATTTCTCAGCCCCATACGTCTGCGGGCAGGGTTCCCTCCGATAAGGGATACCGTTTTTACGTCGATCATCTGATGCAGGTTCAGGCTCTTAAAATGGAAGAAATAAGGCAGATCAGGGACGCGATTGAGCGTAAGATCAATGAAATAAATACACTTATTCGCCGTGCATCGGATATAATATCCAGTATTACAGGGTATGCGTCGGTTGCGCTTTCTCCCAGCCTTTCAAAGGCGTCGTTGAAGTCGGTACAGGTATTGCCGGTGGATGAGAAAAAGTTACTGATAGTTATAGTGACGAGCGCCGGTGTTGTGAAAAACCACGTTATTCGTGTCAATAATGAAATAGAGATAAATCATGATGCGCTTACGATACTTACAAATTATTTGCAGAAAAAGCTGAACGGACTTATAATTGAGAATATTGAACTTCCACTTATTAATGACGTGCAGACAGAAACCGGTGTTTCGGACGAAATTATAGATCCGGTGATGGAAGGTTTGAAAAAATGCATGCAGGAAGCGGACGACACCGAGCTGATAATGAACGGTATTACAAATCTGCTGAATCATCCTGAATTCAGCGACGTAATAAAGGTTAAGGAATTGTTTGAACTGTTTAATGAACAGCACACCATAAAATCGTTAATGAGTGCTGCAATGAAAAAAGGGAAAATTAATGTACAGATTGGTATGGAAAACGAGCATGAAGTAATGCGGGACTGCAGTGTGGTTACCACCGTTTATAATCTGGGGGATACTGAGCTGGGGACGCTGGGTATAATAGGCCCCACAAGAATGTATTACTCAAGGGTTTTTTCCGCAATGAATTATTTGAGGAACCTGATTAACAGTGAAATACTCAGAATTATAAACGATGAGTAA
- the prmA gene encoding 50S ribosomal protein L11 methyltransferase, with translation MKWLEVAVTVDPEYQEMVSQVLLDQGVQGLEIVDPYAFRQVLDENRYLDYADDGLIESYGEKVIIKAYFSTDRDAEKLKSTLNDEFMRFLGLIPGYTLRIRDDSEWKDNWKKYYKTFKIFERVVIKPTWEDYSKTGDEVIVELEPGMAFGTGTHETTRMCAEFLDELVKGNEKVLDLGCGTGILGIIAAKLGASEVTCVDIDDAAYKACIENVRKNHVSDKVRVVLGELKNIETEKYDIIVVNIIADVILSLLPEFRKYSVPETKILLSGIIADRRDEIANAVKEHGYCLVTEKKQGEWVAMQICTDF, from the coding sequence GTGAAGTGGCTTGAAGTGGCGGTTACGGTGGATCCGGAATATCAGGAGATGGTTTCACAGGTTTTGCTGGACCAGGGAGTTCAGGGCCTTGAAATAGTGGATCCGTATGCATTCAGACAGGTTCTTGACGAGAACAGATACCTTGATTATGCCGACGACGGATTAATTGAAAGTTACGGTGAAAAAGTTATAATTAAGGCTTATTTCAGCACCGACAGAGACGCGGAAAAACTGAAAAGTACTCTGAATGATGAGTTCATGCGTTTTTTGGGCCTGATTCCGGGTTATACGCTAAGAATACGTGATGATTCCGAGTGGAAGGATAACTGGAAAAAATATTATAAGACTTTTAAAATATTCGAAAGGGTTGTAATTAAACCAACCTGGGAAGACTACAGTAAAACGGGCGACGAAGTGATTGTGGAGCTGGAACCCGGAATGGCCTTCGGAACAGGGACTCATGAAACAACGCGGATGTGTGCGGAATTTCTTGACGAACTTGTAAAAGGGAATGAAAAAGTTCTGGATTTGGGCTGCGGAACCGGAATTCTGGGTATTATCGCCGCGAAACTCGGAGCGTCGGAAGTCACCTGTGTTGACATAGACGACGCCGCGTATAAAGCATGTATCGAAAATGTCCGAAAGAATCATGTTTCGGATAAAGTGCGCGTAGTATTGGGAGAACTGAAAAATATTGAAACCGAAAAGTACGATATTATAGTTGTCAATATCATTGCCGACGTAATTTTGTCATTGCTGCCCGAATTCAGGAAATACAGCGTTCCTGAAACCAAAATACTGTTGTCGGGTATAATTGCGGACAGGAGAGACGAAATAGCAAATGCCGTAAAAGAGCATGGTTATTGTCTGGTAACCGAAAAAAAACAGGGAGAATGGGTGGCAATGCAGATATGCACAGATTTTTAG
- the dnaJ gene encoding molecular chaperone DnaJ: protein MPEQKRDYYEILGVSRDADENEIKKAYRKLAKQYHPDLHPNDKEAEAKFKEINEAYAVLSDPQKRKQYDMYGHSGVDGTGFEGFSGFGGFDFGFEDIFDTFFGGSPFGRTSHRRSAPKRGSDLKYTLEISFTEAAFGTTKEINVTRMQLCNVCGGSGSKPGTRPETCRYCNGTGQIRHVHATPFGQVVNMRTCEYCHGEGTVITNPCSECHGSGRVKKTSKISINIPAGIDNGQTISLRGEGEPGFNGGPPGDLYVNIRVKPHPIFSREGYDVICEIPITFTQAALGAELEIPTLEGTMKFTIPEGTQTGTVFRLKNKGIKHLRSNARGDQLIKVHVEVPTKLSAKQKELLKQFAEISGDEVFQQRKSFFEKMKEYFNK from the coding sequence GTGCCCGAACAGAAGAGGGATTATTACGAAATATTGGGAGTAAGCCGTGACGCTGATGAAAACGAAATAAAAAAGGCATACCGGAAACTTGCGAAACAGTATCATCCTGACTTGCATCCCAATGATAAGGAAGCTGAAGCGAAATTTAAAGAAATAAACGAAGCTTATGCGGTTTTAAGCGACCCCCAGAAAAGAAAGCAGTATGACATGTACGGCCATTCCGGCGTTGACGGAACAGGATTTGAAGGTTTCAGTGGTTTCGGAGGGTTTGATTTCGGCTTTGAAGACATTTTCGATACCTTTTTTGGAGGCTCGCCTTTTGGCAGGACTTCTCACAGAAGGTCGGCTCCCAAAAGGGGTAGCGATTTAAAATATACTCTTGAAATAAGCTTTACTGAGGCTGCATTTGGAACAACGAAAGAAATAAATGTTACAAGGATGCAGTTATGCAATGTGTGTGGCGGTTCGGGCTCAAAACCGGGTACAAGACCCGAAACATGCCGGTATTGTAACGGAACGGGTCAAATCAGGCATGTGCATGCCACGCCTTTTGGTCAAGTGGTGAATATGCGGACGTGTGAGTACTGCCACGGAGAGGGAACGGTAATAACCAATCCGTGCAGTGAATGCCATGGAAGCGGAAGAGTTAAGAAAACATCTAAAATCAGCATAAATATACCCGCAGGAATTGACAACGGGCAGACCATATCCCTGAGAGGTGAGGGCGAACCCGGGTTTAACGGCGGTCCTCCCGGTGACCTGTATGTCAATATCAGAGTTAAACCTCATCCAATTTTTTCAAGAGAAGGCTATGATGTAATCTGTGAAATACCCATTACCTTTACTCAGGCTGCTTTGGGCGCCGAACTGGAGATTCCGACACTGGAAGGCACAATGAAATTCACGATACCCGAAGGAACTCAGACCGGAACGGTTTTCAGGCTGAAAAACAAGGGAATTAAGCATCTGCGTTCCAATGCGAGGGGAGATCAGCTTATAAAGGTACATGTGGAAGTTCCTACAAAACTTTCGGCAAAACAAAAAGAACTGTTGAAGCAGTTTGCTGAAATCAGCGGTGATGAGGTATTTCAGCAGAGAAAATCATTTTTTGAAAAAATGAAGGAATATTTTAACAAATGA
- the lepA gene encoding translation elongation factor 4 — MPGDRQKRIRNFCIIAHIDHGKSTLADRLLEKTGVLTEREMAEQVLDTMDLERERGITIKAQACRMVYKAQDGQEYILNLIDTPGHVDFNYEVSRSIAACEGAILVVDASQGIEAQTLANVYLALEHNLEIIPVINKIDLPGARPDEVKREIEDVIGLDCSDAPLISAKNGINIDAVLEKIVEVIPPPRGDESAPLRALIFDSLYDNYKGVITHVRVMEGSVRTGDEILMMNTNKRFIVTELGYFRPGGLIPADALYAGEVGYICASIKNVGDTRVGDTITLASNPANEPLPGYKKAVPMVFCGIYPADGSKYIDLRDALEKLQLNDASLLFEPETSAALGFGFRCGFLGLLHMEIIQERLEREFNLDLVTTAPSVVYRVTKVNGEVLMIDNPTNMPEPGSIEKMEEPIVKATIMTPTEYVGSIMELCQDRRGEYIGMEYIESTRAVLTYEIPLNEIVYDFFDALKSRSRGYASFDYEFKGYKESDLIKLDIRVNGEVVDALSFIVHRSKAYARGRKMVEKLKETIPRHMFEIPIQACIGSKVIARETVKAYRKDVLAKCYGGDVTRKKKLLEKQKEGKKRMRQIGSVEIPQEAFMSVLKLDT, encoded by the coding sequence ATGCCAGGAGATAGACAGAAAAGAATCAGAAACTTTTGCATTATCGCTCATATCGATCACGGGAAGTCAACGTTGGCAGACAGATTGCTGGAGAAGACCGGCGTTTTGACAGAAAGGGAAATGGCGGAACAGGTCCTGGACACAATGGACCTGGAACGTGAACGCGGGATTACGATTAAGGCCCAGGCCTGCAGAATGGTATACAAGGCGCAGGACGGGCAGGAATATATTCTTAACCTTATCGATACTCCGGGGCATGTGGATTTCAATTACGAAGTATCAAGGAGTATTGCCGCGTGTGAAGGGGCAATACTGGTTGTTGACGCGTCCCAGGGCATTGAAGCTCAAACCCTGGCAAATGTATATCTTGCGCTGGAACACAACCTTGAAATCATACCGGTTATTAATAAAATAGATCTTCCGGGAGCCCGACCTGATGAAGTAAAGCGCGAAATAGAGGATGTTATCGGCCTGGACTGCAGCGATGCGCCCCTTATTTCGGCCAAAAACGGAATCAATATTGACGCCGTACTTGAAAAAATAGTTGAAGTCATACCGCCGCCGCGGGGGGATGAAAGTGCGCCGCTTCGGGCATTGATTTTTGACTCCCTTTACGACAATTATAAAGGCGTAATAACTCATGTAAGAGTTATGGAAGGGAGCGTCAGAACAGGCGACGAAATTTTAATGATGAATACGAACAAAAGATTCATCGTAACAGAACTGGGGTATTTCCGGCCCGGAGGATTGATACCAGCTGACGCGTTGTATGCCGGGGAAGTGGGGTATATATGCGCAAGCATTAAGAACGTAGGAGACACCCGTGTCGGCGATACGATAACGCTGGCGTCGAATCCTGCAAATGAACCTCTTCCCGGGTACAAAAAGGCCGTACCGATGGTTTTCTGCGGTATATATCCGGCAGACGGTTCCAAATACATAGATTTGCGTGATGCTCTTGAAAAGCTGCAATTAAACGATGCTTCGCTGTTGTTTGAACCCGAAACCTCTGCGGCTCTGGGTTTTGGTTTCAGGTGCGGCTTTTTGGGGCTTCTGCATATGGAAATAATTCAGGAAAGACTGGAACGCGAATTTAACCTTGATCTGGTGACAACAGCACCAAGTGTTGTATACCGGGTGACGAAGGTCAACGGCGAAGTTCTTATGATAGATAACCCCACGAACATGCCTGAGCCGGGTTCGATAGAAAAGATGGAGGAACCCATAGTGAAGGCGACGATTATGACACCCACCGAATACGTGGGCAGTATTATGGAACTGTGTCAGGACCGTAGGGGCGAATACATAGGAATGGAATACATTGAAAGTACCCGGGCGGTTTTAACATACGAAATACCGTTGAATGAAATTGTCTATGATTTTTTTGACGCCCTGAAGTCCCGTTCAAGAGGATATGCCTCTTTTGATTATGAATTTAAGGGATATAAAGAATCTGACCTGATTAAGCTTGATATCCGCGTAAACGGCGAAGTTGTCGATGCATTGTCGTTTATTGTCCACAGAAGCAAAGCATACGCCAGAGGAAGAAAAATGGTTGAAAAGCTCAAGGAGACAATTCCCAGGCATATGTTTGAAATACCGATACAGGCTTGTATCGGTTCAAAAGTAATCGCAAGGGAAACTGTGAAGGCCTACCGTAAGGACGTTCTTGCAAAATGTTACGGCGGTGATGTTACAAGAAAGAAAAAACTGCTTGAAAAGCAGAAAGAGGGTAAAAAACGCATGCGTCAGATAGGAAGCGTGGAAATTCCACAGGAGGCCTTCATGAGCGTGCTGAAACTTGATACATAG
- a CDS encoding YicC/YloC family endoribonuclease — MIRSMTGYGYYKYQDENVSMDVEIKTVNHRYCDIYIRMPKQLSCFEDKIRSLIMSRIHRGKVDVFLNWENLGEGVKKVILDKNLAVEYYNAMTQLSEELQLKDDITTSVLARFPEILRIEKKEENSERVWAILEQAVNEALNLLVAMREAEGEKLKESLVEMCNNIENYRLKIKEREPLVIAEYKERLSARIKELLDSDVVDESRLAMEVAIFADKCSINEELVRLRSHLDQFLDILSMDGPVGRKLDFLLQEMNREVNTIGAKSSDLDITKSVIELKSEIEKLREQIQNVE, encoded by the coding sequence ATGATTAGGAGCATGACCGGATATGGTTATTATAAATACCAGGACGAAAATGTCAGTATGGATGTTGAAATAAAAACGGTTAACCACAGATACTGTGATATATATATACGAATGCCGAAACAGCTAAGCTGTTTTGAAGACAAAATTCGCTCACTGATCATGAGCCGCATTCACAGAGGTAAAGTGGATGTGTTTCTGAACTGGGAAAACCTTGGAGAAGGTGTTAAAAAAGTAATACTCGATAAAAACCTCGCAGTTGAATACTATAATGCAATGACTCAGCTGTCCGAAGAGCTTCAGCTGAAGGATGACATTACGACATCGGTCCTGGCGAGATTTCCTGAAATACTCAGAATAGAAAAGAAGGAAGAAAATTCCGAACGGGTTTGGGCCATCCTTGAGCAGGCGGTTAATGAGGCCCTGAACCTTTTGGTCGCAATGCGCGAAGCCGAAGGTGAAAAACTGAAGGAAAGCCTTGTTGAAATGTGTAATAACATAGAAAATTACCGTTTGAAGATAAAAGAACGTGAACCACTGGTGATTGCTGAGTACAAGGAAAGGCTTTCAGCAAGGATTAAGGAACTTTTGGACAGCGATGTCGTGGACGAATCAAGACTTGCAATGGAAGTGGCCATTTTTGCGGACAAATGCAGCATTAATGAAGAATTGGTTCGTTTAAGAAGTCATTTGGATCAGTTCCTGGATATTTTGTCTATGGACGGACCGGTAGGAAGAAAACTGGATTTCCTACTGCAGGAAATGAACAGGGAAGTAAACACGATAGGTGCCAAGTCCAGTGATTTGGATATTACAAAAAGCGTCATTGAGTTAAAGAGTGAAATAGAAAAGCTGAGAGAGCAAATACAAAATGTTGAATGA
- a CDS encoding 16S rRNA (uracil(1498)-N(3))-methyltransferase, which yields MHRFLVSPESIKDNTVYITGEDFKHVVQVLRFKAGDRILVFDGTGLEYETELVSVEKGKVTGKIVKAYAPDTEAKKTVILFQGMPKTDKMELIIQKTVELGVSRIVPVYTRYSVVREKDGKIESKLDRWNRISREACKQSRRVLVPRVERPVDYHQALRMWKEIESNESAACSLAVFCYENEDKNCFKELLKCYNIDYIRAVGIFIGPEGGFSEEEVQLAKDYDIIPVGLGKRILRTETAAIAVLSIIMHEMGEMRV from the coding sequence ATGCACAGATTTTTAGTTTCACCTGAATCGATAAAAGATAATACAGTATATATTACCGGAGAAGATTTTAAACATGTGGTGCAGGTGTTAAGGTTCAAAGCGGGTGATCGTATACTGGTGTTTGACGGCACAGGGCTGGAATACGAAACAGAACTTGTATCGGTAGAAAAGGGAAAGGTAACAGGAAAGATAGTAAAGGCATATGCACCCGATACCGAAGCGAAAAAAACAGTAATTCTTTTTCAGGGAATGCCGAAGACCGACAAAATGGAGCTGATCATTCAGAAAACAGTGGAATTGGGAGTAAGCCGGATAGTTCCGGTGTATACCAGGTACTCCGTGGTCCGGGAAAAGGACGGAAAAATTGAAAGTAAACTTGATAGGTGGAACAGAATTTCCAGAGAGGCATGCAAACAATCACGGCGTGTTCTTGTACCGAGAGTTGAAAGGCCTGTTGACTATCACCAGGCTTTAAGAATGTGGAAGGAAATTGAATCAAATGAAAGCGCAGCTTGCTCTCTGGCGGTTTTCTGCTATGAGAATGAGGACAAAAATTGTTTTAAAGAGTTGCTTAAATGTTATAATATAGACTATATTAGAGCCGTAGGGATTTTTATCGGTCCCGAAGGCGGTTTTTCAGAAGAAGAAGTTCAGCTTGCTAAAGACTATGATATAATTCCGGTAGGCTTGGGGAAGAGAATTTTAAGGACCGAAACCGCTGCAATAGCAGTTTTATCCATTATAATGCATGAAATGGGAGAAATGCGCGTATGA
- the hemW gene encoding radical SAM family heme chaperone HemW, with amino-acid sequence MLKDKTLGIYVHIPFCIRKCNYCDFPSYPGLDAIFRDYTRAVCREIETVASKHSDMTVDTIFFGGGTPSVLPADCISDIMNSLSANFEISEDAEISIEINPGTITGEKAEAYRKIGFNRASIGLQSASNNLLRFMGRIHTEEMFEECVKLLKGSGFHNINADVIFGVPTQTMEDWQETVELVLEKGVTHVSAYSLKIEEGTPWHELNERGKLPAVDEDLEREMYYWVIKKLKDAGFRHYEISNFAKPGFECRHNLKYWTNRPYLGFGSAAHSYIDDVRYSNEENPCEYIGRIAEGVLPVASSEYIGAEEKLSERFILGLRLVEGVSLKDLEREFGSEALKKYDETIRMLVGKNLLCFENDMLRLTSLGLDFANQVWAEFLM; translated from the coding sequence ATGCTGAAAGATAAAACTCTTGGAATATATGTTCATATACCTTTCTGCATAAGAAAGTGCAATTACTGTGATTTTCCGTCATATCCCGGGCTGGATGCAATTTTCCGGGACTATACCCGGGCTGTGTGCAGAGAGATTGAAACGGTGGCATCTAAACATTCGGATATGACGGTGGATACGATTTTCTTCGGGGGAGGGACCCCGTCGGTCCTTCCTGCCGACTGCATTTCGGATATAATGAATTCCCTGTCTGCAAATTTTGAAATTTCGGAAGATGCAGAAATATCGATAGAGATAAACCCTGGCACGATAACCGGTGAAAAAGCGGAAGCATACAGGAAAATTGGCTTCAATCGCGCAAGCATTGGGCTTCAGTCGGCAAGCAACAACCTTTTGAGGTTTATGGGGAGAATACACACCGAAGAGATGTTTGAAGAATGCGTGAAACTGCTCAAAGGTTCAGGATTTCATAATATAAATGCCGATGTTATTTTCGGTGTCCCGACCCAGACAATGGAAGACTGGCAGGAAACTGTTGAACTGGTTCTTGAGAAAGGTGTGACCCACGTTTCGGCCTACAGTCTTAAAATCGAAGAGGGCACGCCGTGGCATGAGCTGAATGAAAGGGGAAAACTGCCCGCGGTTGACGAAGATTTGGAAAGGGAAATGTATTATTGGGTAATAAAAAAATTGAAAGATGCAGGTTTTAGGCATTATGAAATTTCAAATTTTGCAAAGCCGGGGTTTGAATGCCGGCATAACCTGAAATACTGGACGAACAGACCTTATTTGGGTTTTGGTTCCGCAGCGCATTCCTATATTGATGACGTCAGATATTCAAATGAAGAAAATCCCTGTGAATATATCGGAAGAATTGCTGAAGGAGTATTACCGGTAGCAAGCAGCGAGTATATCGGGGCCGAAGAGAAACTTTCGGAAAGGTTTATTCTCGGACTGCGACTGGTTGAAGGGGTAAGCCTGAAGGACCTGGAACGGGAATTTGGCAGTGAAGCCCTGAAAAAATATGATGAGACAATAAGAATGCTGGTTGGAAAAAATCTTCTGTGCTTTGAAAATGACATGCTGAGACTGACAAGCCTGGGGCTGGATTTTGCCAATCAGGTGTGGGCTGAGTTCTTAATGTAA
- the dnaK gene encoding molecular chaperone DnaK, which produces MPKVIGIDLGTTNSCVAVMEGGEPVVIPNAEGNRTTPSVVAFSKTGERLVGQVAKRQAITNPERTIISIKRKMGTNTRIKIDDKEYTPPEISAMILQKLKADAEAYLGEKVTQAVITVPAYFNDAQRQATKDAGRIAGLEVLRIINEPTAAALAYGLDKEHDQKILVFDLGGGTFDVSILEIGDGVFEVLATSGNNHLGGDDFDQRIIDWMAEEFKKETGIDLRTDKMAAQRLKEAAEKAKIELSSVTSTNINLPFITADASGPKHLDMTLTRAKFEELIADLIEKTMEPTRRALEDAGLSPADIDKVLLVGGSTRVPAVQEAVRKYLGKEPFKGINPDECVAIGAAIQAAVLSGEVKDLLLLDVTPLSLGIETLGGVFTKLIERNTTIPTKKSQIFTTAADGQTSVDIRVYQGEREIAAENKLLGNFQLTGIPPAPRGVPQIEVTFDIDANGIVHVSAKDLGTGNEQKITITASSNLSEEEIQRAIKDAEKYAEEDKKRKELIEAKNNADSMIYQTEKTLRELGDKVDAADKSRIETELNNLREVVKGNDAAAIKAATEKLSQAFYAVSQKLYQQNPGAAGAAGAGGFNPNAAGGTGSGGGQDDVYDADYKVVDDDNK; this is translated from the coding sequence ATGCCGAAAGTAATAGGTATAGATTTGGGAACGACCAACTCATGTGTTGCAGTTATGGAGGGAGGAGAACCTGTAGTTATCCCCAATGCCGAGGGAAACAGGACGACACCTTCCGTTGTTGCCTTTTCGAAAACCGGTGAAAGACTTGTAGGGCAGGTTGCTAAGAGACAGGCAATTACCAATCCCGAAAGGACAATTATATCTATAAAAAGGAAAATGGGGACAAACACAAGGATTAAAATTGACGATAAGGAATACACTCCCCCGGAAATATCCGCAATGATTCTTCAAAAGCTGAAAGCGGATGCCGAGGCTTACCTTGGTGAAAAGGTAACCCAGGCGGTCATTACAGTTCCTGCATATTTCAATGACGCGCAGCGTCAGGCAACAAAGGACGCAGGAAGGATTGCAGGGCTTGAAGTTCTGCGTATAATAAATGAGCCTACGGCTGCGGCTCTGGCTTATGGCCTTGATAAGGAACATGACCAGAAAATCCTTGTTTTTGACCTTGGTGGAGGAACATTCGATGTATCCATACTCGAAATAGGCGACGGCGTTTTTGAAGTGCTGGCTACCAGCGGAAACAACCATCTGGGCGGTGACGACTTTGACCAGAGAATTATAGACTGGATGGCTGAAGAGTTCAAGAAGGAAACCGGAATTGATTTGAGAACCGATAAGATGGCAGCGCAGCGCCTGAAGGAAGCCGCTGAAAAAGCAAAGATTGAATTATCTTCCGTTACCAGCACGAACATAAATCTTCCCTTTATCACCGCTGATGCCAGTGGCCCGAAGCATCTTGACATGACACTTACGCGTGCGAAGTTTGAAGAATTGATAGCAGACCTGATTGAAAAGACAATGGAGCCCACAAGAAGGGCACTGGAAGATGCGGGGCTTAGTCCGGCGGACATAGACAAAGTACTGCTGGTCGGAGGCTCAACAAGAGTTCCCGCGGTTCAGGAAGCCGTCAGGAAATATCTCGGCAAAGAACCTTTCAAAGGCATTAACCCTGATGAATGCGTGGCAATCGGTGCTGCCATTCAGGCTGCGGTGCTTTCGGGAGAAGTAAAAGATCTGCTGCTTCTTGACGTTACGCCCCTTTCACTCGGTATTGAAACCCTTGGCGGCGTGTTTACAAAACTGATTGAACGCAATACCACGATACCCACGAAGAAGAGCCAGATATTTACTACTGCCGCTGACGGACAGACCAGTGTTGATATCCGTGTATACCAGGGTGAAAGGGAAATAGCCGCAGAAAATAAACTGCTTGGTAATTTCCAGCTGACAGGTATACCTCCTGCGCCGAGAGGAGTGCCGCAGATAGAGGTTACTTTCGATATAGACGCAAATGGTATTGTTCATGTATCGGCAAAGGACCTCGGTACGGGTAATGAGCAGAAGATAACAATAACGGCATCTTCAAACCTTTCCGAGGAAGAAATTCAGAGAGCTATCAAAGATGCTGAAAAATACGCCGAAGAAGACAAAAAGAGAAAGGAACTCATTGAAGCAAAGAACAATGCCGATTCAATGATTTATCAGACCGAGAAAACGCTCAGAGAACTGGGCGACAAGGTTGATGCCGCCGACAAGTCAAGGATAGAAACCGAACTGAATAATTTGAGGGAAGTTGTCAAAGGCAACGATGCAGCAGCCATCAAAGCCGCAACAGAAAAACTTTCGCAGGCGTTTTATGCTGTTTCGCAAAAGCTGTATCAGCAAAATCCGGGTGCCGCAGGTGCCGCAGGAGCGGGCGGGTTTAACCCGAATGCCGCGGGGGGAACGGGCAGCGGCGGCGGTCAGGATGATGTGTACGATGCAGACTATAAAGTGGTTGACGATGACAATAAGTAA